Proteins encoded together in one Sus scrofa isolate TJ Tabasco breed Duroc unplaced genomic scaffold, Sscrofa11.1 Contig42, whole genome shotgun sequence window:
- the LOC100525982 gene encoding olfactory receptor 4C13-like, with translation MVGNVLTIITITTSPLMGSPMYYFLDHLYLIDACYSCVNTLKLVVDLLYEKKTSTFTGCMIQIFGEHFFGYADVILLTVMAYDCYVAIYKPLQYAIIMNQQLCDLLVGVSWMGVFLHGFIQIFFIFMLPFWFPNVIDHFMCDLNPFLNLACTDTHTLGLFVAVDSVFICLINFLLLVGSYGVILHSQRLEARCKALLTCVSYITAVVIVFVPFIFVYLLPSATLTIDKAVAVFYTMITPMLNPLIYTLRNAQMKNGIRKLCSSKATSTEL, from the coding sequence ATGGTAGGAAATGTgctcaccatcatcaccatcactaccAGCCCATTAATGGGGTCCCCCATGTATTATTTCCTGGATCACCTCTATTTAATTGATGCTTGCTATTCATGTGTCAATACCCTTAAACTGGTTGTAGACTTGctctatgaaaagaaaacaagcactTTCACTGGATGCATGATCCAAATATTTGGGGAACATTTCTTTGGATATGCTGATGTTATCCTGCttactgtgatggcctatgactgcTATGTGGCCATCTACAAGCCCTTGCAGTATGCAATCATCATGAATCAGCAGCTTTGTGACTTGCTAGTGGGAGTTTCATGGATGGGAGTCTTTCTTCATGGATTCATACAGATCTTTTTCATCTTCATGTTACCCTTCTGGTTTCCTAATGTCATTGATCATTTTATGTGTGATCTAAATCCTTTTCTCAATCTTGCCTGCACTGATACACATACTCTAGGCCTTTTTGTTGCTGTAGACAGTGTATTTATCTGCCTGATAAACTTCCTACTCTTGGTTGGCTCCTATGGGGTAATCCTTCACTCCCAAAGATTGGAGGCCAGATGTAAAGCCCTCTTGACCTGTGTCTCCTATATCACAGCAGTTGTTATAGTCTTTGTGCCATTCATATTTGTGTACCTGTTACCATCAGCTACTTTAACTATCGATAAAGCAGTTGCTGTATTCTACACTATGATAACTCCTATGTTAAACCCCTTAATCTATACCTTGAGAAATGCCCAGATGAAAAATGGTATTAGGAAATTGTGTAGTAGTAAGGCTACTTCAACTGAACTATAA